From Luteitalea sp., the proteins below share one genomic window:
- the radA gene encoding DNA repair protein RadA, with amino-acid sequence MKPPKVVFVCQECGAQSPKWMGRCTECGAWNSLVEERIAATDATPRFGLPTTSAGAQRYEDVDLVQANRLSSGVGEFDRVLGGGLVPGSLVLLGGEPGIGKSTLLLQAAAHFARQAAPAGGPVLYASGEESEHQIKSRGERLGVGAVPLFLLAETSIERIVQEADRLRPALLVVDSIQTVFSSRLPSAPGSVGQVREAATQLLFQAKGRNVPTILAGHVTKDGSLAGPKVLEHVVDTVLYFEGERHQTYRVVRAVKNRFGAANELGVFEMTSAGLRPVPNASAVFLAERPVDAPGSAVLCCMEGSRPVLVEVQALVSGASYGALARRMANGVDPNRLALLLAVMEKRAGLHLLGEDVFVNVAGGMTVDERAADLGVVAAVASSLRNRPVRAGTALFGEVGLAGEVRATGQAALRLREAAQMGFTRCVVPKGNASPEEAGGACEVIGVTNVADALEEIIAW; translated from the coding sequence ATGAAACCTCCCAAGGTGGTGTTCGTTTGCCAGGAATGCGGCGCACAATCTCCGAAATGGATGGGCCGCTGCACCGAGTGCGGAGCGTGGAACTCGCTCGTCGAGGAGCGTATCGCCGCAACGGATGCCACGCCACGCTTCGGCCTCCCAACAACGTCCGCGGGAGCGCAACGATACGAAGATGTCGATCTCGTACAAGCCAACCGCCTTTCGAGCGGCGTCGGCGAGTTCGATCGTGTCCTTGGCGGTGGGCTCGTGCCAGGATCGCTCGTGCTGCTTGGCGGTGAGCCGGGCATCGGCAAGTCCACGCTGCTCTTGCAGGCCGCTGCGCACTTCGCTCGACAGGCGGCACCTGCCGGAGGTCCCGTCCTGTACGCATCCGGGGAAGAGTCCGAGCATCAGATCAAGTCGCGCGGCGAGCGACTCGGTGTCGGCGCCGTTCCACTCTTTCTCCTCGCCGAGACCTCGATTGAGCGTATCGTCCAGGAAGCTGACCGGCTGCGGCCTGCGCTGCTGGTCGTGGACTCCATTCAAACGGTGTTCTCGTCGCGGCTGCCGTCGGCGCCAGGTAGCGTTGGGCAGGTGCGCGAAGCGGCGACGCAGTTGCTCTTTCAGGCCAAGGGTCGAAATGTGCCAACGATCCTCGCCGGGCACGTCACGAAGGATGGGAGCCTCGCTGGTCCCAAGGTGCTCGAGCACGTGGTCGACACGGTCCTGTACTTCGAAGGCGAGCGGCATCAGACGTATCGCGTCGTGCGTGCGGTGAAGAACCGGTTTGGCGCGGCGAACGAGCTGGGCGTGTTCGAAATGACGAGCGCAGGTCTGCGACCCGTGCCCAACGCGTCGGCCGTGTTTCTGGCGGAGCGCCCTGTGGATGCGCCTGGCTCCGCGGTCCTGTGCTGCATGGAGGGATCCCGCCCCGTGCTCGTCGAGGTGCAGGCGCTCGTGAGCGGCGCGAGTTACGGCGCGCTCGCCCGTCGTATGGCCAACGGCGTGGATCCCAACCGTCTCGCGCTCCTGCTGGCGGTGATGGAGAAGCGCGCCGGTTTGCACCTGCTCGGAGAGGATGTCTTTGTCAACGTGGCCGGGGGGATGACCGTTGACGAGCGCGCGGCCGATCTGGGCGTCGTGGCGGCCGTGGCCTCGAGCCTCAGAAATCGGCCGGTGCGGGCGGGGACCGCCCTGTTTGGTGAGGTGGGACTGGCGGGCGAGGTCCGAGCCACGGGACAGGCGGCGCTGCGTCTCCGCGAAGCCGCGCAAATGGGATTCACCCGGTGCGTGGTGCCAAAGGGCAATGCGTCCCCCGAGGAGGCTGGGGGGGCCTGCGAGGTGATTGGCGTCACGAACGTCGCCGATGCACTCGAGGAGATCATCGCCTGGTGA